From the Natrarchaeobaculum aegyptiacum genome, one window contains:
- a CDS encoding DUF1405 domain-containing protein yields MAGSSRISDRDPLPRYLAPVPKRIEDLGLRFAWLVVAINLAGTAFGFWYYAHQLEATPMAMWPWVPDSPMATLLIALAIAAWKLGHELPWLTALAFFGNIILGLWTPYTLLVFYETYAAQTHPLMYQFLFWSHLAMVVQALVLHRITDFPIWAVAVALVWYTSNLLVDYFVPVLEGPHGVHHTTIPVPQDEPMFLGADALGVVAAGEVTFTLLALFLALATRVKLCEYARIG; encoded by the coding sequence ATGGCTGGCTCGAGTCGGATCTCCGATCGCGATCCACTTCCCCGGTATCTCGCACCGGTCCCGAAGCGGATCGAGGACCTCGGGCTGCGATTCGCGTGGCTCGTCGTCGCCATCAACCTCGCGGGGACGGCCTTCGGGTTCTGGTACTATGCCCACCAGTTGGAGGCGACGCCGATGGCGATGTGGCCGTGGGTGCCCGACAGCCCGATGGCGACGCTCCTGATCGCACTCGCCATCGCCGCGTGGAAACTCGGCCACGAACTGCCGTGGCTCACCGCGCTGGCGTTCTTTGGGAATATCATCCTCGGACTATGGACGCCGTACACGCTACTGGTGTTCTACGAGACCTACGCGGCCCAGACCCATCCGCTGATGTACCAGTTTCTCTTCTGGAGCCACCTCGCGATGGTCGTGCAGGCGCTGGTACTCCACCGGATCACCGACTTTCCCATCTGGGCAGTCGCTGTCGCGCTCGTCTGGTACACCAGCAACCTGCTCGTCGATTACTTCGTCCCGGTGCTCGAAGGGCCACACGGCGTCCACCACACGACGATTCCCGTTCCACAGGACGAACCGATGTTCCTCGGTGCCGACGCACTCGGCGTCGTCGCCGCTGGCGAGGTCACGTTCACGTTGCTCGCGCTCTTTCTCGCCCTCGCGACGCGGGTTAAACTGTGTGAATACGCCCGCATTGGGTGA
- the pdxS gene encoding pyridoxal 5'-phosphate synthase lyase subunit PdxS codes for MTDETDLEDLRRGTDLVKRGFAQMQKGGVIMDVVDPEQARIAEEAGAVAVMALEAVPADIRKRGGVARMADPADVEEIVDAVSIPVMGKARIGHTKEAQILEAVGVDMIDESEVLTPADDAYHIDKRDFTAPFVCGARNLGEALRRIEEGAAMIRTKGEAGTGDVNQAVHHQRTIKGEIRRLEGMSHEEREAYAREIEAPAELVHETAEMGRLPVVNFAAGGIATPADAALMMHHECDGIFVGSGIFGAENPPAMGEAIVEAVNNWDDPEALAEISKNLGKGMKGDANVDLPEEEKLQGRGV; via the coding sequence ATGACCGACGAAACCGATCTCGAGGACCTTCGACGCGGCACGGACCTCGTCAAGCGTGGCTTTGCTCAGATGCAGAAAGGCGGCGTCATCATGGACGTCGTCGATCCCGAACAGGCCCGCATCGCCGAGGAAGCAGGTGCGGTCGCCGTGATGGCGCTCGAAGCCGTTCCGGCTGACATCCGCAAGCGCGGCGGCGTCGCCCGGATGGCAGATCCCGCGGACGTCGAGGAGATCGTCGACGCCGTCTCGATCCCGGTGATGGGCAAAGCTCGTATCGGCCACACGAAAGAGGCCCAGATTCTCGAGGCCGTCGGCGTCGACATGATCGACGAAAGCGAGGTTCTCACGCCGGCTGACGACGCCTACCACATCGACAAGCGCGACTTTACCGCGCCGTTCGTCTGTGGTGCCCGGAACCTTGGTGAGGCGCTACGCCGAATCGAGGAGGGCGCGGCGATGATCCGCACCAAGGGTGAAGCGGGAACTGGCGACGTCAATCAGGCCGTCCACCACCAGCGGACGATCAAAGGCGAGATCCGCCGCCTCGAGGGCATGAGCCACGAAGAGCGCGAGGCCTACGCCCGCGAGATCGAAGCCCCGGCCGAACTGGTTCACGAGACCGCCGAGATGGGCCGGCTTCCAGTGGTGAACTTCGCCGCGGGTGGCATCGCGACGCCCGCCGACGCCGCGCTGATGATGCACCACGAGTGTGACGGCATCTTCGTCGGCAGCGGCATCTTCGGTGCCGAGAACCCGCCCGCGATGGGTGAGGCGATCGTCGAGGCCGTCAACAACTGGGACGACCCCGAGGCGCTCGCCGAAATCTCGAAGAACCTCGGCAAGGGCATGAAAGGCGACGCGAACGTCGACCTGCCCGAAGAAGAGAAACTGCAGGGTCGCGGCGTCTGA